Proteins encoded in a region of the Mycolicibacterium duvalii genome:
- a CDS encoding MBL fold metallo-hydrolase: MLITGFPAGMLACNCYVLAPRQGADAIVVDPGQRAMGPLRRILDENRLTPAAVLLTHGHIDHMWSAQKVADTFGCPTFIHPADRYMLSDPIKGFGQGLLVGVGRLAVAALFREPKQVLELDRDGDKIELGGVTVTVDHTPGHTQGSVVFRVEQGPDQVAFTGDTLFRSSVGRTDLPGGSGRDLLESIVTKLLVLDDDTLVLPGHGERSTIGIERHTNPFLEGLTA; this comes from the coding sequence GTGTTGATCACCGGATTCCCGGCCGGCATGTTGGCGTGCAACTGCTATGTGCTGGCCCCACGCCAGGGCGCCGACGCCATCGTCGTCGACCCCGGTCAGCGGGCCATGGGGCCGCTGCGGCGGATCCTGGACGAAAACCGGCTGACCCCGGCGGCGGTGTTGCTGACCCACGGGCACATCGACCACATGTGGTCCGCGCAGAAGGTCGCCGACACCTTCGGGTGCCCGACCTTCATCCATCCCGCCGACCGCTACATGCTCAGCGACCCGATCAAGGGTTTCGGGCAGGGACTGCTGGTCGGTGTGGGTCGGCTCGCCGTCGCGGCCCTGTTCCGGGAACCCAAGCAGGTGCTCGAACTCGATCGCGACGGCGACAAGATCGAGCTCGGCGGAGTCACCGTGACCGTCGATCACACCCCGGGCCACACACAAGGCTCCGTCGTGTTCCGCGTCGAGCAGGGGCCCGACCAGGTCGCCTTCACCGGTGACACTCTGTTCCGGTCGTCGGTCGGACGCACCGATCTGCCCGGCGGCAGCGGCCGTGACCTGCTGGAGTCGATCGTGACGAAGCTGCTGGTCCTCGACGACGACACCCTGGTGCTGCCGGGGCACGGTGAGCGGAGCACCATCGGCATCGAACGCCACACCAACCCATTCCTCGAAGGCCTGACAGCGTGA
- a CDS encoding peptidylprolyl isomerase encodes MPTNEQRRANAKRKLERQLERRAENERKRRLYTIVGSAVAAVVVIGAVAATIVLTNRDSGDTGASGSTTTSTAPSESSPFDVPPPAGAAALPPFAAPAGLGSDCQYPAAAEEASKENTAPRTGQVPTEPEQVSASMATNQGNIGLQLDNGKSPCTVNSFASLAQQGYFDNTPCHRLTTSESLGVLQCGDPTGQGTGGPGYQFANEYPTNQYQPDDPALNEPVVYPRGTLAMANAGPGTNGSQFFLVYQDSQLPPLYTVFGTIDETGLATLDKIAAEGVEGGGQDGPPALQTTVKSIALD; translated from the coding sequence GTGCCGACGAACGAACAACGGCGAGCCAACGCCAAGCGCAAGCTGGAGCGTCAGCTGGAGCGGCGTGCCGAGAACGAGCGCAAGCGCCGCCTGTACACCATCGTCGGGTCCGCGGTCGCCGCCGTCGTCGTCATCGGTGCGGTGGCGGCCACCATCGTGCTGACCAACCGCGACTCCGGCGATACCGGCGCATCCGGGTCGACCACCACGTCCACGGCGCCCTCGGAATCCTCCCCCTTCGACGTCCCGCCGCCCGCCGGGGCCGCCGCTCTGCCCCCGTTCGCCGCTCCCGCCGGCCTGGGCAGCGACTGCCAGTACCCGGCGGCTGCGGAGGAGGCCAGCAAGGAGAACACTGCGCCGCGCACCGGACAGGTGCCCACCGAACCCGAGCAGGTCAGTGCCAGCATGGCGACCAACCAGGGCAACATCGGCCTGCAGCTCGACAACGGCAAGTCGCCGTGCACCGTCAACAGCTTCGCGAGCCTGGCCCAGCAGGGCTATTTCGACAACACCCCGTGCCACCGGCTGACCACCAGCGAGTCCCTCGGAGTGCTGCAGTGCGGTGACCCGACCGGTCAGGGCACCGGCGGGCCCGGCTACCAGTTCGCCAACGAGTACCCGACCAACCAGTACCAACCCGACGACCCGGCACTGAACGAGCCCGTCGTCTACCCGCGCGGCACGCTGGCGATGGCCAACGCCGGACCGGGCACCAACGGCAGCCAGTTCTTCCTCGTCTATCAGGATTCGCAGCTGCCGCCGCTCTACACGGTGTTCGGCACGATCGACGAAACCGGCCTGGCGACCCTGGACAAGATCGCCGCCGAGGGTGTCGAGGGCGGCGGCCAGGACGGCCCGCCCGCCCTGCAAACCACGGTGAAGTCGATCGCGCTGGACTGA
- a CDS encoding RelA/SpoT family protein: MADEDPTGPRTGQVVQPPPATSATEAPSSEVVKTSTSASRRVRARLARRMTSQRSAINPVLEPLVAVHREFYPKADLTLLQRAYEVAEQRHADQLRRSGDPYITHPLAVANILAELGMDTTTLIAALLHDTVEDTGYTLEALTAEFGVEVGHLVDGVTKLDKVALGTAAEGETIRKMIIAMARDPRVLVIKVADRLHNMRTMRFLPPEKQARKARETLEVIAPLAHRLGMATVKWELEDLAFAILHPKKYEEIVRLVADRAPSRDTYLAKVRAEITNTLTASKINAVVEGRPKHYWSIYQKMIVKGRDFDDIHDLVGVRILCDEIRDCYAAVGVVHSLWQPMAGRFKDYIAQPRYGVYQSLHTTVVGPEGKPLEVQIRTRDMHRTAEYGIAAHWRYKENKGRNGLPAGHAAAEIDDMAWMRQLLDWQREAADPGEFLESLRYDLAVREIFVFTPKGDVITLPAGSTPVDFAYAVHTEVGHRCIGARVNGRLVALERKLENGEVVEIFTSKALNAGPSRDWQSFVVSPRAKAKIRQWFAKERREEALEAGKEAIAREVRRGGLPLQRLMTAESMAALARELRYADLSALYTAVGEGHVSARHVVQRLVAQVGDDDDATDELAERSTPSAMPVRQRTSDDVGVSVPGAPGVLTKLAKCCTPVPGDNIMGFVTRGGGVSVHRTDCTNASSLQQQSERIIDVQWAPSPHSVFLVAIQVEALDRHRLLSDVTRVLADEKVNILSASVTTSNDRVAISRFTFEMGDPKHLGHVLNVVRNVEGVYDVYRVTSAA; encoded by the coding sequence ATGGCCGACGAGGACCCGACCGGTCCGCGCACGGGCCAGGTCGTGCAGCCGCCACCGGCGACGTCCGCCACCGAGGCGCCGTCCTCGGAGGTCGTCAAGACCTCCACCAGCGCGTCGCGGCGGGTCCGCGCTCGGCTGGCGCGCCGGATGACGTCGCAGCGCAGCGCGATCAACCCGGTCCTCGAACCGCTGGTCGCGGTGCACCGGGAGTTCTATCCCAAGGCGGACCTGACACTGCTGCAGCGGGCCTACGAGGTGGCCGAGCAGCGGCATGCCGATCAGCTGCGCCGCTCCGGTGACCCGTACATCACCCATCCGCTGGCGGTGGCCAACATCTTGGCCGAGCTCGGCATGGACACCACGACGCTGATCGCAGCGCTGCTGCACGACACCGTCGAGGACACCGGCTACACGCTGGAGGCGCTGACCGCCGAGTTCGGTGTCGAGGTCGGCCATCTCGTCGACGGCGTCACCAAGCTCGACAAGGTCGCCCTGGGCACCGCCGCCGAAGGCGAAACCATCCGGAAGATGATCATCGCGATGGCCCGCGACCCCCGGGTTCTGGTGATCAAGGTGGCCGACCGGCTGCACAACATGCGCACCATGCGCTTCCTGCCACCGGAGAAGCAGGCCCGCAAGGCGCGCGAGACGCTGGAAGTCATTGCCCCCCTTGCCCATCGGCTGGGTATGGCCACCGTCAAGTGGGAGCTCGAGGACCTGGCGTTCGCCATCCTGCATCCCAAGAAGTACGAGGAGATCGTCCGGCTGGTCGCCGACCGCGCGCCGTCGCGGGACACCTACCTGGCCAAGGTGCGCGCCGAGATCACCAACACGTTGACGGCCTCCAAGATCAACGCCGTCGTCGAGGGCCGGCCCAAGCACTACTGGTCGATCTACCAGAAGATGATCGTCAAGGGCCGCGACTTCGACGACATCCACGACCTGGTGGGCGTGCGCATCCTGTGCGATGAGATCCGCGACTGTTACGCCGCGGTCGGTGTGGTGCACTCGCTGTGGCAGCCGATGGCGGGGCGGTTCAAGGACTACATCGCCCAGCCGCGCTACGGGGTGTATCAGTCGCTGCACACCACCGTGGTCGGCCCGGAGGGCAAGCCGCTGGAGGTGCAGATCCGGACCCGCGACATGCACCGCACCGCCGAGTACGGTATCGCCGCGCACTGGCGTTACAAAGAAAACAAGGGCCGCAACGGTTTACCCGCCGGGCACGCCGCCGCGGAGATCGACGACATGGCCTGGATGCGCCAGCTGCTGGACTGGCAGCGGGAGGCCGCCGATCCGGGGGAGTTCCTGGAGTCGCTGCGCTATGACCTCGCGGTGCGGGAGATCTTCGTGTTCACCCCGAAGGGCGATGTGATCACGCTGCCGGCCGGATCGACGCCGGTCGATTTCGCATACGCGGTGCACACCGAGGTCGGGCACCGCTGCATCGGCGCGCGGGTCAACGGGCGCCTGGTGGCGCTGGAGCGCAAGCTGGAGAACGGGGAGGTCGTCGAGATCTTCACCTCCAAGGCGCTCAATGCCGGTCCGTCGCGGGACTGGCAGAGCTTCGTGGTGTCGCCGCGCGCCAAGGCCAAGATCCGGCAGTGGTTCGCCAAGGAGCGCCGCGAGGAGGCGCTCGAGGCCGGTAAGGAGGCCATCGCCCGGGAGGTACGCCGCGGCGGGCTTCCGTTGCAGCGCCTGATGACCGCGGAGTCGATGGCGGCGCTGGCCCGCGAGCTTCGCTACGCCGACCTCTCGGCGCTCTACACCGCCGTCGGCGAGGGGCACGTGTCGGCGCGCCACGTGGTTCAGCGACTGGTCGCCCAGGTCGGCGACGACGACGACGCCACCGATGAACTGGCCGAGCGGTCCACGCCGTCGGCGATGCCGGTGCGGCAACGCACCAGCGACGACGTCGGCGTCTCGGTGCCCGGCGCGCCGGGGGTGCTGACGAAGCTGGCGAAGTGCTGTACGCCCGTCCCTGGCGACAACATCATGGGCTTCGTGACGCGTGGCGGCGGTGTGAGCGTGCACCGCACCGACTGCACCAATGCGTCGTCGCTGCAACAGCAGTCCGAACGGATCATCGACGTGCAATGGGCGCCGTCGCCGCACTCGGTGTTCCTGGTGGCCATCCAGGTCGAGGCGCTCGACCGGCACCGACTGCTCTCAGACGTGACCCGGGTGCTCGCCGACGAGAAGGTCAACATCCTGTCGGCATCGGTGACGACGTCCAACGACCGGGTGGCGATCAGCCGCTTCACCTTCGAGATGGGTGACCCCAAACATCTGGGTCACGTGCTCAACGTGGTGCGAAATGTCGAGGGTGTCTACGACGTGTACCGCGTCACGTCAGCGGCCTGA
- a CDS encoding adenine phosphoribosyltransferase produces the protein MTSLSDGAAEVIESLLREVPDFPEPGVQFKDLTPVLADPRGLAQVCHAIAEAARGADLIAGVDARGFLLGGAVALHLGIGVLAVRKGGKLPPPVLSQTYSLEYGSATLEVPADGISLAGRSVVVIDDVLATGGTLAAANRLLLSAGATVTRAVVMLELSALGGRDVVQPVPVSSLYTV, from the coding sequence ATGACCTCACTGTCCGACGGCGCTGCCGAGGTCATCGAATCTTTGCTGCGCGAGGTGCCGGACTTCCCCGAACCCGGCGTGCAGTTCAAGGATCTGACTCCGGTGCTGGCCGACCCACGCGGGCTCGCCCAGGTGTGCCACGCCATCGCCGAGGCCGCCCGCGGTGCGGACCTGATCGCCGGCGTCGACGCGCGCGGCTTCCTGCTCGGCGGCGCGGTGGCGTTGCATCTCGGTATCGGGGTGCTCGCCGTGCGCAAGGGTGGCAAGCTGCCGCCGCCGGTGCTCAGTCAGACCTACAGCCTGGAGTACGGCAGCGCCACGCTGGAGGTGCCGGCTGACGGGATCAGCCTCGCCGGACGCTCCGTGGTCGTCATCGACGATGTGCTGGCGACGGGGGGAACACTGGCCGCGGCCAACCGGTTGCTCCTGTCAGCAGGTGCGACGGTGACCCGCGCGGTGGTGATGCTCGAATTGAGCGCTCTGGGCGGTCGTGACGTGGTGCAACCCGTTCCGGTCAGCAGCCTGTACACCGTCTGA